The following coding sequences are from one Epilithonimonas vandammei window:
- a CDS encoding efflux RND transporter periplasmic adaptor subunit, with translation MRNIALCIYVVLGILTACSKAEKKDDKKELPPQPYQYIVAKTGPAENLTQYPARLEGIQNVEIRPKIDGFVEKIFVDEGSQVNKGQLLFLIRNPQYEQSVLAAQATVNSARAQVATAQMQVTKTKPLVDKKIISAYELQAAELALKSAKAALAETQAQLTNAQVNQGYTKLYSPVSGVVGTLPYKAGSYISSATSQPLTTVSNVSKIFAYFSINEKQQLEFFKHSTGATIQDKIKNSPLVNLILSDGSQYDHKGKIESISGLVDPSTGSFSMRATFPNPNGLLRSGYSATIQFPNNLENVIIIPQSATYELQGKVFAYVIGTDNKVKSVEIKIEELPDGLTYAVTSGLKQGDKVVVEGIGLLKDDTQVVPKEVSLQSAINKK, from the coding sequence ATGAGGAATATTGCGTTATGCATTTATGTTGTTTTAGGTATTTTGACGGCTTGTTCAAAGGCTGAGAAAAAAGATGACAAAAAAGAACTGCCACCACAACCGTATCAGTATATCGTTGCGAAAACTGGCCCAGCTGAAAATCTTACACAATATCCTGCAAGATTGGAAGGCATACAAAATGTTGAGATTCGTCCAAAAATTGATGGTTTTGTAGAAAAGATTTTTGTGGACGAGGGCAGCCAGGTGAATAAAGGGCAGCTGCTCTTCCTGATTAGAAATCCACAGTACGAACAATCTGTGCTAGCCGCACAAGCAACGGTAAATAGTGCAAGAGCGCAAGTGGCAACCGCCCAGATGCAGGTGACAAAAACCAAGCCGTTGGTAGATAAAAAGATTATCTCGGCTTACGAACTTCAAGCAGCAGAACTAGCACTCAAATCAGCAAAAGCAGCTTTGGCCGAAACACAAGCTCAATTAACCAATGCACAAGTAAATCAAGGTTATACGAAACTTTACAGCCCAGTAAGTGGAGTAGTTGGAACACTACCATACAAAGCGGGAAGTTATATCAGCAGTGCTACATCACAACCTCTAACTACAGTTTCAAACGTTTCAAAAATATTCGCTTATTTTTCAATTAATGAAAAGCAACAGCTGGAATTCTTCAAACATTCCACAGGTGCTACGATTCAGGACAAAATCAAAAATTCTCCTTTAGTAAATCTTATTTTGTCGGACGGAAGCCAGTATGATCATAAAGGAAAAATAGAATCAATCAGTGGTTTGGTAGATCCTAGCACGGGATCCTTCTCAATGCGTGCGACTTTCCCTAATCCAAACGGATTACTCAGAAGCGGCTATAGCGCAACAATACAGTTTCCAAACAACTTGGAAAATGTTATCATTATACCTCAGTCAGCAACTTACGAATTGCAGGGAAAAGTGTTTGCTTATGTAATCGGGACTGATAATAAAGTCAAATCTGTAGAGATCAAAATCGAAGAACTTCCGGATGGGCTTACTTATGCTGTAACCTCCGGCCTAAAACAAGGTGACAAAGTGGTGGTGGAAGGTATTGGTCTTCTGAAAGATGACACTCAGGTAGTGCCGAAAGAAGTGAGCTTGCAAAGCGCCATCAACAAAAAGTAG
- a CDS encoding class I SAM-dependent methyltransferase, with protein MKKIAKFLLNAIPRPMLINLSIFLRPVIVLFFKGNNFTDPIDGKSYRKFLPYGYGKQRPNALSPGTLSLERHRQMWLYLQNETNFFTHKLKVLHIAPEQEFLRKFKKMKNLEYTSADLFSPIVDVKADIVDLPFEDNSFDVIICNHVLEHIVDDRKAMSELYRVMKNGGWGIVQVPMKNSLEKTYEDFTITDPKERQKHFGQYDHVRWYGMDYFDRLKSVGFETEINFYSQKFSEADIKRFGLNKNEILPVVRK; from the coding sequence TTGAAAAAAATTGCCAAATTCCTACTGAACGCGATTCCAAGACCAATGCTTATTAACCTGAGCATTTTTTTGCGTCCAGTAATTGTTTTGTTTTTCAAAGGAAATAATTTCACCGACCCAATTGATGGGAAATCTTATCGCAAGTTTCTGCCTTACGGTTATGGGAAGCAACGTCCCAATGCGTTGTCTCCCGGAACTTTATCCTTAGAAAGACACCGCCAGATGTGGCTTTATCTCCAAAACGAAACCAATTTTTTTACCCATAAATTAAAAGTTCTTCATATCGCACCAGAACAGGAATTTCTCAGAAAATTCAAAAAGATGAAGAATTTGGAGTACACCTCTGCTGATTTATTTTCGCCGATTGTGGATGTAAAAGCAGATATTGTGGATTTACCATTTGAAGATAATAGTTTTGATGTCATCATATGTAACCACGTTTTGGAACACATTGTTGATGACAGAAAAGCAATGTCCGAACTTTACAGAGTGATGAAAAATGGAGGTTGGGGAATTGTTCAAGTTCCAATGAAAAACTCTCTGGAAAAAACTTACGAAGATTTTACAATAACAGATCCTAAAGAACGTCAAAAGCATTTTGGACAGTACGACCATGTTCGCTGGTACGGAATGGATTATTTTGACCGTTTGAAAAGTGTTGGTTTTGAAACCGAAATCAATTTCTATTCTCAAAAATTCTCTGAGGCTGATATCAAAAGATTCGGTCTAAATAAGAATGAAATTCTTCCTGTCGTAAGAAAATGA
- the map gene encoding type I methionyl aminopeptidase: MIQLKNIDELRLMKQSARLVSQTLGMLAKEIKPGVTTLYLDKLAYDFIKDHGAEPAFLGYGGFPASLCISPNEQVVHGIPNSEPIKEGTILSVDCGVFWNGFVGDHAYTFEVGEVSDEVKKLLRVTKESLYKGIEQCIRGKRVGDISHAIQRHCEKEGYGVVRELVGHGVGRQMHEDPQVPNYGKPGSGKVLKDGICLAIEPMINLGTEKVKFHNDGWTVTTLDNQPSAHFEHDVCVYNGKPVLLSTYDYIYEALGIKSDEEKAFQVDF; this comes from the coding sequence ATGATTCAACTTAAAAATATAGATGAGCTTCGCCTGATGAAGCAAAGTGCAAGATTGGTTTCCCAGACATTGGGAATGTTGGCTAAGGAAATAAAGCCTGGTGTTACAACACTTTATCTTGACAAATTGGCTTACGATTTTATAAAAGACCACGGTGCAGAACCTGCATTCCTTGGCTATGGTGGTTTTCCGGCTTCACTATGTATTTCTCCAAACGAACAGGTTGTACACGGTATCCCAAACTCAGAACCGATAAAAGAAGGAACGATTCTTTCCGTAGATTGTGGTGTTTTCTGGAACGGATTTGTCGGTGACCATGCTTACACTTTTGAAGTTGGAGAAGTATCCGATGAGGTTAAAAAATTATTGAGAGTTACCAAAGAATCATTATATAAAGGAATTGAACAGTGTATAAGAGGAAAACGTGTAGGCGATATTTCTCACGCTATCCAAAGACATTGTGAGAAAGAAGGTTATGGCGTTGTTAGAGAATTGGTTGGTCACGGTGTCGGAAGACAAATGCACGAAGATCCACAAGTTCCAAACTACGGAAAACCAGGAAGCGGGAAAGTGCTGAAAGATGGCATTTGCCTGGCTATAGAACCTATGATTAACCTTGGAACAGAAAAAGTGAAGTTTCATAATGATGGGTGGACGGTTACAACATTGGACAACCAGCCTTCTGCGCATTTTGAACATGATGTTTGTGTTTACAATGGTAAACCGGTTTTGCTGTCGACGTACGATTATATTTACGAAGCTCTAGGCATTAAATCTGATGAGGAGAAAGCTTTTCAGGTTGATTTTTAA
- a CDS encoding BT0820 family HAD-type phosphatase, translating to MKSNKKLAIDFDGTIVEDAYPGIGKAKTFAFETLKKLQSEGYRLILWTYRHGKSLEDAVEFCRKNGLEFYAVNSSFEGEVFDSETQSRKIDADLFIDDRNLGGFPGWGEIYQIINEKIEFQVAGGEVHAYSKMKKEKKKGLFW from the coding sequence ATAAAAAGCAACAAAAAACTTGCAATCGATTTTGACGGAACCATCGTAGAAGATGCTTATCCGGGAATTGGAAAAGCAAAAACTTTTGCATTTGAAACTTTAAAAAAACTTCAGAGCGAGGGTTACCGATTAATTTTGTGGACTTACCGTCACGGAAAATCTCTAGAAGACGCTGTAGAATTTTGCCGAAAAAACGGATTAGAATTCTATGCAGTTAATTCTAGTTTTGAAGGCGAAGTTTTTGATTCGGAAACACAATCAAGAAAAATAGATGCAGATCTTTTTATTGATGACAGAAATCTTGGAGGATTCCCTGGCTGGGGCGAAATCTACCAAATCATCAATGAAAAAATAGAGTTCCAAGTGGCCGGTGGAGAAGTTCACGCTTACTCCAAAATGAAAAAAGAAAAGAAGAAAGGACTTTTTTGGTAA
- a CDS encoding acyl-ACP desaturase produces the protein MQEKELQLEVMRTLEQNMDEFISSYLTPIEKIWQPSDFLPDSSGENFKEEIEELQTFAREMPYDLFVTLIGDCITEEALPTYESWLMGLEGVNQENKTGWTQWVRAWTAEENRHGDLLGKYLYLCGRVNMREMEITTHHLINDGFDIGTSSDPFKNFVYTSFQETATNISHRRVGTLAKQSGNKKLAQMCGVIAADEARHAKAYKDFSARIFEMDASGMMLAFEDMMRRKIVMPAHLLRESGQKAGELWEHFSDAAQRAMVYTGQDYINILKDLLEEWKIEGMKNLNDKAERARDYLMKLPDRLQRISDRIPAPQLPYSFKWVKN, from the coding sequence ATGCAAGAGAAAGAGTTACAATTAGAAGTTATGAGAACATTGGAGCAAAATATGGACGAGTTCATCAGTTCATATCTTACCCCAATAGAAAAAATATGGCAACCTTCGGATTTTCTACCAGACAGTTCAGGTGAGAATTTCAAAGAAGAAATCGAAGAACTGCAGACATTTGCCAGAGAGATGCCGTATGATCTTTTTGTAACACTGATAGGTGATTGCATTACTGAAGAGGCTTTGCCAACCTATGAATCTTGGCTGATGGGATTAGAAGGAGTAAATCAGGAAAATAAAACTGGCTGGACACAATGGGTGAGAGCTTGGACAGCGGAAGAGAACCGCCACGGTGATCTTTTAGGAAAATATCTGTACCTCTGCGGACGAGTGAATATGCGTGAGATGGAAATCACAACGCATCATTTGATCAATGATGGCTTTGATATTGGTACCAGCTCAGATCCATTTAAAAATTTCGTCTATACCAGTTTTCAGGAAACAGCAACGAATATTTCCCACAGAAGAGTGGGAACATTGGCAAAACAATCGGGCAATAAAAAGCTGGCGCAGATGTGTGGAGTCATTGCTGCAGATGAAGCCAGACACGCCAAAGCTTATAAAGATTTTTCTGCAAGAATTTTTGAAATGGATGCCAGCGGAATGATGCTAGCTTTTGAAGATATGATGAGAAGGAAAATTGTAATGCCGGCGCATCTTCTGAGAGAATCGGGACAGAAAGCAGGCGAGCTTTGGGAGCATTTTTCTGATGCGGCTCAACGTGCTATGGTGTACACAGGACAAGATTATATCAATATTCTGAAGGATCTTTTGGAAGAGTGGAAAATTGAAGGTATGAAAAACCTGAATGACAAAGCTGAACGCGCAAGAGATTATCTGATGAAATTGCCGGACAGATTACAAAGAATATCCGACAGGATACCTGCACCACAGCTGCCTTACAGTTTCAAATGGGTTAAGAACTAA
- the gpmI gene encoding 2,3-bisphosphoglycerate-independent phosphoglycerate mutase: MSKKAILAILDGWGIGPNPAVSAIAQANTPFMDYALKTFPNTTLEASGLAVGLPAGQMGNSEVGHMNLGAGRVVYQNLVKLNMAVENGSLGKEPVIQHAFEYAKANNKKVHFIGLVSNGGVHSHINHLKGLLTAAHEFGFTENVFVHAFTDGRDCDPKSGKGFIEDLLNHMKSTTGKLASVIGRYYAMDRDKRWERVKLAYDLLVNGVGAETKDFVQSIQDSYNQDVTDEFIKPIVGVQNHFPIAKIEDHDVVICFNFRTDRGREITEVLSQQDFPEYGMKKLDLYYVTLTNYDKTFQNVKVVFDENVLQKTMGEVLESAGKSQIRIAETEKYPHVTFFFSGGREAEFVQERRLLCPSPKDVPTYDLKPEMSAYDITNAIVPELVKESADFVVLNFANTDMVGHTGVFSAAVKAAEVVDECIQKVATAAYEHGYAVFILADHGNSDVMINPDGSPNTQHSTNLVPFIVMDKDHTWNLTPGKLGDVAPTILKVMGVDIPEEMTGNILVS; encoded by the coding sequence ATGTCAAAAAAAGCAATTCTCGCTATATTGGACGGCTGGGGAATCGGGCCAAATCCCGCTGTTTCCGCCATTGCTCAGGCCAACACACCTTTTATGGATTATGCCTTAAAAACATTCCCAAATACCACACTTGAAGCTAGTGGACTAGCGGTTGGACTACCAGCAGGACAAATGGGAAACTCGGAAGTAGGACATATGAATCTGGGTGCGGGTAGAGTCGTTTATCAAAACCTTGTAAAACTGAATATGGCGGTAGAAAATGGTAGCCTTGGAAAGGAACCGGTCATTCAGCACGCTTTCGAATATGCTAAAGCGAACAACAAAAAAGTACATTTCATAGGATTGGTTTCCAATGGTGGCGTGCATTCTCATATCAATCATTTGAAAGGATTATTGACAGCGGCGCACGAATTTGGATTTACAGAAAATGTTTTTGTTCACGCCTTCACAGACGGACGTGACTGCGACCCGAAATCCGGAAAAGGTTTCATCGAAGATTTATTAAATCATATGAAATCCACAACCGGAAAATTGGCCTCTGTGATTGGTCGTTATTATGCGATGGACAGAGACAAGCGTTGGGAGCGTGTGAAGCTGGCGTATGACCTTCTGGTGAACGGTGTGGGTGCAGAGACCAAAGATTTCGTGCAATCTATTCAGGATTCTTATAATCAGGATGTGACCGATGAGTTTATCAAACCGATTGTAGGTGTTCAGAATCATTTTCCGATTGCCAAAATCGAAGACCACGATGTGGTCATTTGTTTCAATTTCCGTACAGACAGGGGTCGTGAAATTACCGAAGTGCTTTCTCAACAAGACTTCCCAGAATATGGAATGAAAAAGCTGGACTTGTATTATGTGACCTTGACTAATTATGATAAAACCTTCCAGAATGTAAAAGTTGTTTTTGATGAGAATGTTCTCCAGAAAACAATGGGTGAGGTTTTGGAAAGTGCGGGGAAATCCCAAATCAGAATTGCGGAAACTGAGAAATATCCGCACGTGACATTCTTCTTCTCTGGTGGTCGCGAAGCAGAGTTTGTGCAGGAAAGACGTTTGCTCTGCCCAAGCCCGAAAGATGTTCCGACTTACGATTTGAAACCGGAAATGTCTGCTTATGATATCACAAACGCCATAGTTCCGGAATTGGTAAAAGAATCTGCAGATTTTGTAGTTCTTAACTTTGCGAATACAGATATGGTTGGTCATACAGGTGTTTTCTCAGCGGCGGTAAAAGCGGCGGAAGTGGTGGATGAATGTATCCAGAAAGTAGCAACTGCAGCGTATGAGCACGGCTACGCTGTTTTTATTTTGGCAGACCACGGTAATTCTGATGTGATGATAAATCCAGATGGTTCTCCAAACACGCAACACTCTACGAATTTGGTTCCGTTTATTGTGATGGACAAAGACCACACTTGGAATTTGACACCAGGAAAATTGGGCGATGTTGCGCCAACAATCCTTAAAGTGATGGGCGTAGATATTCCTGAGGAAATGACAGGGAATATTCTTGTAAGTTAA
- a CDS encoding translation initiation factor, with the protein MDLRDQLKNLFPEHEEQDFQMPDEAKENFKQKEPLVCKFEKKGRNGKPVTLIEGWEGDDEGLKEISKKIKTTLGIGGSEKDGVIIIQGDNRDKIMNILKDMGYKTKRVGG; encoded by the coding sequence ATGGACTTAAGAGACCAACTAAAAAACCTTTTCCCCGAACACGAAGAACAGGATTTTCAAATGCCGGATGAAGCGAAAGAAAATTTCAAACAGAAAGAACCTTTGGTCTGCAAATTCGAGAAGAAAGGCCGAAATGGAAAACCTGTAACTCTAATCGAAGGTTGGGAAGGCGATGACGAAGGCCTGAAAGAGATTTCAAAAAAAATTAAAACGACACTTGGGATTGGTGGCTCGGAAAAAGACGGTGTCATCATAATACAGGGGGACAATCGGGATAAAATCATGAACATCCTGAAAGATATGGGCTATAAAACCAAACGTGTAGGAGGATAA
- a CDS encoding nucleoside phosphorylase, whose amino-acid sequence MINKLAASELVLNDDGSVYHLNLLPEDIADKVLLVGDPDRVPKVSKFFDTVEIKKNKREFYTHTGTLRGERITVMSTGIGTENIDIVMNELDALVNIDLKEKEFRKDHKALQLFRMGTCGSVNPDIEVNTMLVTQNVVGLDGLLHFYQDYQFENEFSKNFLEKFPYERIKPMLYFADWAEELSALYSDAKYKGNTATFPGFYAPQGRQLRLKALDDQFLETLNYLGVSNFEMETSAIYGLSKLLGHKAITVNCVIANRRRGEFASDHHASEKMMIEWVLDRVIQ is encoded by the coding sequence ATGATTAACAAACTAGCAGCTTCCGAATTGGTTCTAAACGACGACGGAAGTGTTTATCACCTTAATCTGCTTCCAGAAGACATTGCAGACAAAGTACTTCTGGTGGGCGACCCAGACAGAGTTCCGAAAGTTTCTAAATTCTTCGATACCGTCGAAATCAAAAAGAATAAGAGAGAATTCTATACGCACACGGGAACGTTGCGTGGTGAAAGAATCACGGTAATGTCTACGGGAATCGGAACAGAAAATATTGATATTGTGATGAATGAGCTCGACGCGCTTGTTAATATCGACCTGAAAGAAAAAGAATTCAGAAAGGATCATAAAGCTTTACAGCTATTCCGAATGGGAACCTGTGGCAGCGTGAATCCTGATATCGAGGTCAATACTATGTTGGTTACTCAGAATGTGGTAGGCTTAGATGGATTGTTGCATTTCTATCAGGATTATCAGTTTGAGAATGAATTCAGCAAAAATTTCCTCGAGAAGTTTCCTTACGAAAGAATCAAGCCGATGCTCTACTTTGCAGACTGGGCGGAAGAACTTAGCGCGTTATACTCCGATGCAAAATACAAAGGGAACACTGCAACTTTCCCTGGCTTCTATGCACCACAAGGTCGCCAGCTGAGGTTGAAAGCTTTGGATGATCAGTTCCTGGAAACGCTTAATTATCTTGGTGTTTCCAACTTTGAAATGGAAACATCTGCTATCTATGGCTTGTCAAAATTATTGGGTCACAAAGCCATTACGGTAAACTGCGTAATCGCCAACAGAAGACGGGGCGAATTTGCAAGTGACCACCACGCATCAGAAAAAATGATGATTGAATGGGTGCTTGACAGAGTTATCCAATAA
- a CDS encoding M28 family peptidase, giving the protein MFSLFLLSFLANSQTFNQEYANVSNLVSQSNINSYLEEFEALGVKTTGSTANNNAYTWLKNKYLSFGYTENDISKDNFTYNGQSTSNIIVTKQGTKYPNIYVIVCGHYDTIVGTGTNDNGSGVSVILETARLLKNIPTEYSIKFINFSGEEQGLLGSAHYVSSVVNATSPKMNIRLVLNIDEVGGIKGQTNDTVTCERDESNSPSANNAASNTFTQQLINCIKLYSPLKTNLSYAYASDYMPFQSNGEIITGLFEYNETPYAHTANDKYANLDSVYIYNIAKGTAGAVQHFAVASGNQDLDACTPKQIAGSFKFYPNPAKDFIQLEFLNSKTQRFSFVITDYEGRVLSKTENQTRVDISGLPKGSYLGTFYVEDQQISKKIIIE; this is encoded by the coding sequence GTGTTCAGTTTATTTCTACTCAGTTTTTTAGCAAATTCCCAAACATTCAATCAGGAATATGCGAATGTGAGCAATCTTGTTTCACAAAGCAACATCAATAGTTACCTTGAGGAATTTGAAGCGCTTGGTGTTAAGACTACCGGATCTACGGCTAATAACAATGCTTACACGTGGCTTAAAAATAAGTACCTGTCTTTTGGCTATACAGAAAATGACATTAGTAAAGATAATTTCACATACAACGGACAATCCACTTCCAACATCATCGTCACCAAACAAGGTACAAAATATCCTAATATCTACGTCATAGTGTGTGGTCATTACGATACCATTGTAGGAACCGGAACCAATGATAATGGCAGCGGTGTATCCGTCATTCTGGAAACAGCAAGGCTCTTAAAAAATATACCCACGGAATATTCTATCAAGTTCATCAATTTTTCGGGTGAAGAACAAGGGCTTTTGGGCTCCGCTCACTATGTGAGCAGTGTGGTAAACGCCACCAGCCCTAAGATGAATATCCGGCTGGTTCTTAATATTGATGAAGTAGGCGGTATAAAAGGTCAGACAAATGATACCGTAACCTGCGAAAGAGATGAATCCAATTCCCCAAGTGCTAACAATGCCGCTTCCAACACCTTCACACAACAGTTGATTAATTGCATCAAATTATATTCTCCTCTCAAAACCAATCTGAGCTATGCATACGCTTCGGATTATATGCCTTTTCAGTCCAATGGAGAAATCATCACCGGCCTTTTCGAATATAATGAAACACCGTACGCCCATACAGCAAATGATAAGTATGCCAATCTGGATTCTGTGTACATCTACAATATAGCAAAAGGAACCGCAGGAGCGGTACAGCACTTTGCCGTTGCATCTGGTAATCAAGATCTGGACGCTTGCACGCCGAAACAAATTGCCGGAAGTTTCAAATTCTACCCAAATCCAGCAAAAGATTTTATCCAGCTCGAATTCCTAAACAGTAAAACCCAACGCTTCAGTTTTGTAATTACCGATTATGAAGGCAGAGTTCTCAGCAAAACAGAAAATCAGACCAGAGTAGATATTTCTGGTCTTCCAAAAGGTAGTTATCTGGGAACTTTCTATGTAGAAGATCAGCAAATCAGCAAAAAAATCATAATAGAATAA
- a CDS encoding sigma-54-dependent transcriptional regulator has translation MQKILIVEDEKAISGVLHSILSDELPDYHFEIAEDGLEGYKYIEKEDFALVISDIKMPKLSGTELLKQTMQVKPDTTFLMISGHADIDTAVRCLKEGAYDFISKPIDINRLITSVKNALDKGNLQKDNKHLKQENNQLKKKVNKKYQMIGNSAALKRIQEIIDKVAPSDARVMITGPNGAGKELVAHAIHSQSERSRGPMIEVNCAAIPSELIESELFGHVKGSFTGDIKDKSGKFEQANGGTIFLDEIGDMSLVAQAKVLRVLQESKVSPVGSDKENKVDVRVIAATNKNLTKEIEAGKFREDLFHRLSVIEINVPSLNDRREDIPLLVEYFTQVIANETGSSPKKFDEKSIKALQQFDWTGNIRELRNVVERLIILGADPVTADDVANFVKK, from the coding sequence ATGCAGAAAATCTTAATCGTAGAAGACGAAAAAGCAATATCGGGAGTTCTACACAGTATTTTATCAGACGAGTTACCAGATTACCATTTCGAGATTGCGGAAGACGGTCTGGAAGGTTATAAATATATCGAAAAAGAAGATTTTGCTTTGGTAATTTCCGATATCAAAATGCCTAAACTTTCCGGGACAGAACTGCTGAAACAAACTATGCAGGTGAAGCCTGACACCACATTCTTAATGATTTCCGGTCACGCCGACATTGATACAGCCGTGAGATGTCTGAAAGAAGGCGCTTATGATTTTATATCAAAGCCAATAGACATCAACAGGTTGATTACAAGTGTTAAAAACGCCTTAGACAAAGGTAATCTTCAGAAAGACAACAAGCACCTGAAGCAGGAAAACAATCAGCTTAAGAAAAAGGTGAACAAGAAATACCAAATGATTGGTAATTCTGCGGCACTGAAAAGAATCCAGGAAATCATTGATAAAGTCGCTCCATCGGATGCAAGAGTTATGATTACAGGACCAAACGGAGCAGGAAAAGAATTGGTAGCACACGCCATTCATTCGCAAAGCGAACGTTCCCGAGGACCAATGATAGAGGTAAACTGTGCGGCAATTCCTTCTGAGTTGATTGAAAGCGAATTGTTCGGCCACGTAAAAGGCTCATTTACAGGCGATATAAAAGATAAATCCGGTAAATTCGAACAAGCCAACGGCGGAACTATTTTCTTGGATGAAATTGGAGATATGAGCTTGGTTGCCCAGGCAAAAGTCCTTAGAGTACTACAGGAAAGCAAAGTTTCCCCAGTCGGAAGCGACAAGGAAAACAAAGTGGATGTCCGTGTGATTGCAGCGACGAATAAAAATCTGACAAAGGAAATAGAAGCGGGAAAATTCCGCGAAGACTTGTTCCACAGGCTTTCTGTGATTGAGATCAATGTGCCGTCACTTAATGACAGAAGAGAAGATATTCCTTTGTTAGTAGAATATTTTACGCAAGTAATTGCTAATGAAACCGGCAGTTCTCCTAAAAAGTTTGATGAAAAATCTATCAAAGCTTTGCAGCAATTTGACTGGACTGGAAACATCAGAGAACTTAGAAACGTAGTGGAAAGACTAATCATCTTAGGTGCAGATCCTGTAACTGCTGATGACGTAGCTAATTTTGTTAAGAAATGA
- a CDS encoding MATE family efflux transporter produces the protein MNFLNKQYTQEGLKLALPVMLTQVGQVSVNLFDNIIVGKLLGAQALASVSLGNGLFFSIFVLALGFSFAIPPLVSEANSQKKHDVINSVFRHGFVINLGIGILLMIILLSALPLIYHLDQPKEIIPNTISFLSIMAFTMIPFMMFQTLREVSEGLSFTIGVTKATIIANVINIVLNYVFIKGLFGLPAMGVQGSALATLIARIFMVVFLYFVLVKEPKTRRYIKEFSLKISLFTKEMFNKMFKLGLPTALQMFFEVTAFAAAAFICGLISSTDIASHQIALSMASFTFNLCIGFSVASTVMIGNKMGVGDYVGLRKIGINNFKLTLIYMGFCGLMFILFRNVLPHFFTKESDVLVINLASKLMIIAALFQLSDGIQVTALGCLRGIQDVKIPSVITFLAYWVFTIPMGYFLCVTLKMGAFGMWIALGIGLTISAILLVIRFLRLSKRKALAN, from the coding sequence ATGAACTTTTTAAACAAACAATATACTCAAGAAGGACTGAAGTTAGCACTTCCTGTAATGCTGACACAAGTGGGGCAAGTTTCTGTCAATCTGTTCGATAACATTATCGTTGGAAAACTTCTGGGTGCTCAGGCTTTGGCTTCTGTGTCTCTTGGTAATGGTTTATTTTTCTCAATTTTCGTATTGGCTTTAGGCTTTTCTTTTGCGATTCCACCATTGGTTTCAGAAGCAAATTCTCAGAAGAAACACGATGTGATTAACTCAGTTTTCAGACACGGATTTGTGATTAATCTGGGTATCGGGATTTTGCTGATGATAATTTTGTTATCTGCACTTCCATTGATTTATCATCTTGACCAACCAAAAGAAATTATTCCAAACACGATTAGTTTCTTAAGCATAATGGCATTTACGATGATTCCGTTTATGATGTTCCAAACTCTGAGAGAAGTTTCGGAAGGATTGTCGTTTACAATTGGAGTAACGAAAGCAACTATTATTGCAAACGTGATTAATATCGTTTTAAATTATGTTTTTATCAAAGGTCTTTTCGGATTACCAGCAATGGGCGTTCAGGGTTCTGCTTTAGCAACTTTGATTGCGAGAATTTTTATGGTGGTTTTCCTTTACTTTGTCTTGGTAAAAGAGCCAAAAACAAGACGTTACATCAAAGAATTTTCTTTGAAAATCAGTCTTTTCACAAAAGAGATGTTCAATAAAATGTTCAAACTTGGTTTACCAACTGCTCTACAAATGTTTTTTGAAGTTACTGCTTTTGCTGCAGCAGCTTTTATCTGTGGATTAATCAGTTCTACTGATATTGCTTCACATCAGATTGCGCTCTCTATGGCCTCATTTACTTTCAACCTTTGTATTGGTTTCAGTGTGGCTTCTACGGTGATGATTGGAAACAAAATGGGTGTTGGAGATTATGTAGGTTTGAGAAAAATCGGAATTAATAACTTTAAACTGACTCTGATTTATATGGGATTCTGTGGATTGATGTTTATCCTTTTCAGAAATGTTTTACCTCATTTTTTCACAAAAGAAAGCGATGTTTTAGTAATCAACTTAGCTTCTAAATTGATGATTATTGCGGCGCTTTTCCAATTATCAGACGGAATTCAGGTTACGGCTTTGGGTTGTTTGAGAGGAATCCAAGATGTGAAAATCCCGAGTGTAATTACATTCCTGGCTTATTGGGTTTTTACCATTCCAATGGGTTATTTTCTTTGTGTCACTTTGAAAATGGGTGCTTTCGGGATGTGGATTGCGTTGGGAATCGGTTTGACGATTTCTGCGATTCTTTTAGTAATAAGATTTTTGAGGCTGAGCAAGAGGAAAGCTTTGGCTAATTAA